A window of Nymphalis io chromosome 18, ilAglIoxx1.1, whole genome shotgun sequence genomic DNA:
tggtgcttgcccgggtttgaacccacgatcatcggtaagattcaggcgttcttaccactgggccatctcggcttcgatacgctaatttaactttaaactgAATTGTTATTGGTCGATAGTAGATGCCGCAATAGGCAACCAATGAGTGTTCTGTATTTAACAAGAGTTTCAGAAACTAAAAGTAGATATTTGTAACAACGAAAATATAGTTAAAGGAAATGTCTTTAAGATCTCTTACCCTCCTTGCTTAATGCACCCCGTTATAAGATAATCACTTCTGTAGCATTGAGTTCCGATGATGTTGAAGTACATCAGGCCGATTGTAGTCGTGGATTTCGTGTTACCGCTTCGAAGACATTGACGGAATTTTTCATCGCATTCACAGCTTAATCTGtggataaaaaagtataaaaaaaaattgaacttgTTATGTTTGGCGGCAATCTGTTATAACAGATTATCAAATTTAGAATAAGAGATTGTATTTTCATTTGCGTAAAATGTGTCCGTTCAATCGATTGAGTCGAAAGTAATGTCTTGTAAATGtccaggcacaacggacataaaatcttagttcccaaggttggtggcgcattggcgatgtaagcgatggttaacatttcttacaatgccaatgtctatgggcggtggtgaccacttactatcaaaaCTCTTCCACCtcttaactactgaaccgattatcatgaaatttttgcatacacgttgtcaggggtcaCACAGGGAGGGTGGCAACTGACGCCACAGGCGGAAACCCTGAATGTCCGATTACCAATCAAGCTACCTCGTGGTaggattttatgaaatataatagaaaaggaaatttttcaatttttttcaaagCACAAATGTCTAAAGActtatataaatctaataaaaaatttagGCTAATTTCATTTAGTGTAATCGCAGCTTAATATTGTTACGTAAAATAAACCTTggtaaaaaatcaaatttatcagTATAGTGTAtacattaaatacttatttattaacccGCATTTATTTCAACAATCAATTTTATCACAATCATGAAAAATAGAAACTGTAGCAAATTATATTACGCATGATATtacgcaattaaaaaaaaataaacgaaaatcaACGATATTTATTCatcttaaagtaataaattaacgtCAGACAAACAAATCGGTTAACAAGCGATAACTACTTACCTACACCGAGAagttataatcaaataatagcAACCGTTGTAGCTTCATTAAATTTCATGCTATACaaacataaacattattttatcaaattacacTTAATTTGTAGGAAAATGTGATGTCCTCCTGATCCGATTTCAACCACGGCGGCCATTTTGTCAAACACAAGTCACTATTCCCTCACTTTAATAATCTGATGGACGGAAAATTCGATACGATccgaaaaagttcaggcgcaggaccaacggctttacgtgcttttcgaggcgcGGGAGTCTATCCACTTCCAACTTGCAGACTCTACCTGTCGGTCTATCAAGCGGctagacaaacgaggcagtcaaatggTAAACAATGGTAAAGTACATGGTTATCGCTTCCACTTCCAGTTTACCggtattaaataaaaggttttttttaaataagatgacACACGAGCAAATAGGTCACAATGGTAAGGCCACTTTCATctactggcattgtaagaaatgtaaatcacttctcataaaaataattatcatagaaTCACTTGGGACGGTTATTTAAAGATatgtgttgtaaaaaaatacccCTATAAATGTACTAACTTTGTATAATAAGCTTCGTTGGTTAAATTGTGCTTAGTCTCCCCAGCCGGTATGGTGTCAGGGCAATTGTCGTGGTCTCTGCAGCAGATATCGGCCTCCTGGGATATTCCCAAATCGTTGTAATCATCTGCTATGTTTCCAGGTCCACACCATTTCGTACCTGGTGATTTAAAATTAAGCCGATTAGTTATTACGTCAGTGGTCTTAATTGTTTTCCTAAATGACTGAACCTAATCTTGATGATATGAACTTTAGTCCCTATTATTATGTTACGagcaaattatatatgtaccGTAATGTTCGCCAGCTCCCTAACCAACCATCTTGACTGTGCCAATTTACTGCGCAAACTGGAATACGCAAGTAACTCGTTGCGTGTAATAGAACGATTATACCTAGATATCTTACAATTTCTTCtgagagtttttattttatacagcaGAGCACGAGATTGATTTGCACAGTTTAAATACACATTTGGTAAACGTAATGCTTCATTAAGTTCCTCAAATCATATCAGTTAGAAAGTtagaagtagtttttttttcacaacaGATCCTTGccggtttttctcggtagaatctacggTTCTCTAACTCTATACTCTACTCGTACGTCTAACGGGTtataatgcaaatataaattacgaaccggttataaatgttataaaaccaaaaaaaatatttaaaaataacctacttacatatttattaaaattattattaaaaataaaatttacgtaattcgttaaataaataaacgccgtcaatatatttttaaagacctacacaaaaactttgtatcaataaaatattataataataacttgatACGAACCTGGGTATATAAGATTGAACCTTAGGTTCATTAAATCCTCCGCAGATAATTCATTACCTACACCTCGATCTTTTTCTTCAAGCATATGATTTTCCAACCGTTTGTAgtcaattgtattaaatatccAGCAGTGACTATTGTGAATTAAATTAAGAGCGAAAAACAAAAGAGCGGGCTTCATTAACATTTTAAGTGTTCGATCGAGTTTCCTAACAATGTGAACTATGTTTTCAGTCATGGTActttctttatatatacttcGTTCGTCCTTTAAGGTCTTGCCCTTTATGAAGCGGATACTGAAgcgttttttttatctaaattcttatttttatattacttacttaCGTTGTTATTAGTAAACACGTAAATCCATACGACCTTTTCGGtgtataaatttgtttgttaatttgttactattatctttaattttatatattttaggtgttcacttattttatagttaattcctctacttttactaattaattttgGTCTATATTTACTACATTGGCCGCAGTGGCCCTGaaggattataattaaaattgaattactgcttTGTTATTTTGCCTATAATAACTCTTCTTAATGAGCGGACTATTTAACCCAAAACCATTTTTTCAAATTGGGCAGGTAGTTTTTGATAAGAGCGTTCATACATACAAACTATCTagctttataacattaatacttatagatatacatatataataaatgtctaACTACTAATAAGAAAAgaactgtaattatatttttgaaaagatGTCCTAATCATGTGTTTTTCTTTTCACATTACATTAAACCTTAAAaactaaatagaaaaataacgaATACTTACTTACCactaatttgtaaaacattcaAATTAAGAAAGCTAAATATCAttagtatttaatgaaaataatttaaagtatcgAGTTAAACAAttgaattgcaattttttttcaagcctttatttaacttgGGATGTTTGTTTAGTTTGTTCAGAGCAAATCTTGCAAGCTGACTTAGAGGCAGTTCCTCTTATCCTCGGAGTTGAAATTTAACATCTCGGTTCAGTTGCACATTGCATTTTATGGTAAGCATTACGCACAGGATTGACTCCAGACGAAGCAACTCCTCAACAGTATaaacataaaagtttaaaaacatgcttgttttaatatatatatatatatatatatatatatatatatatatatatatatttttttttaatattggtttatttgaatacaaataGGTGTTGTATTGTGTGTaattttagctttttttatagtataggtacgCGGATGAGCAAaccgggccacctgatggtaagtcgtcaccaacgcccatagacattggcattgtaagaaatattacacatcgcttagatcgccaatgcgccaccaaccttgggaactaagatgttatgtcccttgtgcctgtaattacactggcacactcacccttcgaatcggaacacaacaatgccaagtactgctgttttgaggtagaatatctgatgagtgggtggtacctacccagacgagcatgcacaaaaCTAAcaccagtaattttttttttatatatagaataggaaggcggacgacaGTATTAGTATATGCCAGCTTATAAGGTATAtgagtacaatattttttttatttaacattaagtaTATTTAGCTTTTTCTAAGCAATATTTACTACTGCTACTGACCTCTGAAAGACACTTGATATTATGCACAAGTTGAATGAGTTATACATCAAATGAAATTAGCGCGCAGCGCAGTACAGGAGGAAAATGAATAGCCTGCAAATGACCCACTGGGTCAAAGCTTCCTTTCTTTGAAAAATGAAATTCAATTGTAGATGAGAAGGTGCAGGAATATTACACCCCattttattgcctctactggtgacaagagtgctggttcatttttcgcctagataatcggaattgcgattcaaaggggaaatgttgctagcattcttgccatccttccacgcggtcacgatttgtacagtaactatttttaatttttattgatatttattagagatatgttaatattaagttcattaaatatattataaaaaagtgcaGGAATAgtcaatatacattaaaattgcattattattttttattagggtCAGATAACCCGATAGAGGGGCAGCGAACTTCACAGTCGATAGTTTTTAATCCGCTCCCACAGATGTGATTAATACCAACCATAGGTATTTTTTGACAAAACGCACCGACATTATCCTAACACCACAAACTAGTGTAATCTAAGATGCGATTATTCATAAatagtatacaatattataaatttctagCAAGTATATGTAGATAAGTGTGTAGATAACACCTACCCAGAGGGGGTTCTCTGATAGGCAAACACAGGATGCAAGCCTCATTTTGAAGCTACATGTATTCCAAAAAggtacattgtttttttatcaattgttaCAAGTATGTCATTAAGGAAAGAAAGCGTATCTTAAATATCCCGCTGGCTTACTCATTCAATTGCCttattttttatggaaaaaaCAAATCCATGTGCGGTAGTACTTGCTTACtgacaaattatatacacattataacattatttgtgACCGAAACAGCTGTTTGACTTCATgggaaaatattgtaaattatattattcattgtctttattttgcaccaatcaaatacaatttgaaaaacaatttcttaatattaatagaaatatttcaatatagaaCAATTGTAATATCTGTCTCATATACGGCTGGCAAAGGTTTGACTGTTCTCccatcattaattaattaatgtatttagaaTTGATTTTACTATTgcatattattcattattcctTGTTGGAAAGTGTGACTCATGTTTAGTCAAACTAATTCGaaataatttgcttttaaaaacCGATAAGTGATGACTAGCGAACGAATAAATCTTAACATTGGCAAAACCCGATTATTAAAAGCATATACACCCATTCGTGTTTGTATCTATTCGCCTTGTCTGAATATTCTCGCTTATTATTTCTCGCGTGCGCGTACCAGTATAAACCTTGCTCCTCAATGACTTTATTAAGTGAGGCgacattgaaataatttgtcATACTATTGATAACTGATCATGATCATCATCACAATAAAatgtgattaaatattaatctaagatagaaataattatctttttatttaaaaaaaaaaaaaaaaacagtgacaaaactttaaaaataccgTATATTACCATAGATTTTGATAATTTAGTATACCTACATGGTTTATATTGCGGTTTTGATATCacagaaaaatattgaaaaaatagaaACGcagaacttatttaaaaatatcaaaaatttctAGCCAAATTTTAATACGAATCTATAAAACTACAgatttaccaaaaaaaatgttgtagtCGCCCTCATCCGTGCTTGCTATGCAAACGATAGATCATTTATGATAATGACATTTCGTTCTCATATTGTATCTAAAGCCTCGTCTTTacactgtaatttatttttctcttcAATAGCATGAAGATAAAACATTTGTCTATTCCTCTACATCATACAGCATTGAATGTTTTCTCATATAATGGcaatataacatttacattcattttgacattttttgtgaagtaaattattattattcctataTGTTTTATGACGAACTCAttagtagataaataataataaataaaatagcatgACACTTCTAACGCTACTTACACGAGATTTCGAGGCACGTGGTATCTAGCGTAAACTGTTTTATTCCGAATTTAATCTCTGTGTGTATTATTACAACAAATGCAAAAACGTCTCTAAGCTGATGTATCTGTATTCTACTAGAAAAAAatcaatgtaaattaaaattacccacataattaattattcaatgatttattatctatgtaactAAAGAAAAGGAATATAGGCATTTTATCTGTATCTTTACGCTCATCTTGACATTGTTTTGTTTACGTTtcgatttcattatttattttctaataggCTAATAGTGTAGTTATTCGTTTCCGTATTTTACAAGAATACATTGcttaaatagattattaaaaataaaataattatttataataaaatggataatgttaaaaatatttggaaacCAGAACGTtagttaatgaaatatatttagcaaTTTCGTTTTATATCCTGTCTTGAGTAACTTAAAATCTTTTTAGTTTATCGCATTCAATTGGAGGCTCCAGTACCAAAGCGTATAACATGCGAGGACTGCCAAGACAGGCCTCTGTTCTATGGAAAGGAATACCATGGAATCATGGGCCACAAGGAAGCTACTTTGTTGCTAGAGGACGAACCCAATGGTGCGTTTCTGATAAGGAAAGGAAATGAGTATAATGATTTCTACACATTAACTTGGAGGTATTGCCCTTCTTTTTAATTTACGGTTTATCGTAATTGAATATGACCTTAACTCGAATAATATAATGTGACTCAAATTGGGGAATTATGCTAACGATTAAGTAAATCATTAGTTGATAATTGATATTTGGTTTTTCTAATATTCCGGTTGTACATTTTTTCCATTTTCAATGGTCAAGTTGCATATGCCAAGGTCTTGGACTAAAATTTTGAGTTGGGCCACTAAAAAGTTACTACaccttatatcaataaattttaagtagcaGACCATTGTTAAGAGTTTATAAGTGTTATAAAGCGGAGCCTCATAGAGCATGTTAAGCCATTGGGTTAGTTAGATAAGCAGTTATGGTCGAAATTTGGTcacaaagatatttttattgtcaattgattatttaaataatttaaaaccaatTAATGAAGAGccaaaatggcccagt
This region includes:
- the LOC126775488 gene encoding phospholipase A2-like → MLMKPALLFFALNLIHNSHCWIFNTIDYKRLENHMLEEKDRGVGNELSAEDLMNLRFNLIYPGTKWCGPGNIADDYNDLGISQEADICCRDHDNCPDTIPAGETKHNLTNEAYYTKLSCECDEKFRQCLRSGNTKSTTTIGLMYFNIIGTQCYRSDYLITGCIKQGGWLNTKCVEYSYDTSSEMTYQWFDVPNYEY